In Arthrobacter sp. QXT-31, one genomic interval encodes:
- a CDS encoding aconitate hydratase, translating to MPETLTHKILASHLASGELTPGADITIAVDQILIEDATGTMTAMQFEMLGVDSIAVPLAVMYVDHNVLQIDDKNMQDHRYLRTFSARYGLRYSPAGHGISHYIHLEHFSRPGQVLVGADSHTSTAGALGMFALGAGGLEVAVAMAGYGFDFVCPAVVGVELTGTLGPSAEAKDVVLELLRRHGVRGGRGKVFEFYGEGVASLSVSARATICNMIIETGAATAIFPSDGQTRAWLRAQRREDQFVPLAADEGAAYDDGEQLDLSGLVPLVALPHSPGNVRPVSELPRTEVVQVCVGSSVNSSYEDLATVAAILKGHTVHPSVQLTVTPGSRQILQTIIASGVYEDLMGAGARMLEPVCGPCVGIGQAPTEGAPSLRTFNRNFPGRSGTAEDCVYLCSPSTAAASALHGAIVDASTVSRGQLRPATPPNPEIHDLHIAGVLPLESRRTIEIERGSNLVPPPQPEPLAPDLDARVLIVVGDDISTGDMAPDGAIAMSVWSNIAVCARFMFRRLDPGFHDRALEWGGGIIVGGENYGQGSSREHAALIPLYLGVRVVAARSYARIHRRNLIAAGIVPLILPSDAQSSTGQRWAIEGLADALASGHRSVTARVDGDAELTLRLDFSPAERAVLTAGGLLAQVRTGGRSLLASDAVVQDDAAGVSQSRSAR from the coding sequence GTGCCCGAGACACTGACCCACAAAATCCTGGCCAGCCATCTCGCATCCGGCGAGCTGACTCCCGGTGCCGACATCACCATCGCCGTCGACCAGATCCTCATCGAGGACGCGACCGGAACCATGACCGCCATGCAGTTCGAAATGCTCGGCGTGGATTCCATCGCGGTGCCGCTGGCGGTCATGTACGTCGATCACAACGTCCTGCAGATCGATGACAAGAACATGCAGGACCACCGCTACCTCCGGACGTTCTCCGCCCGCTATGGGCTGCGCTACTCCCCCGCCGGGCACGGCATCTCCCACTACATTCACCTTGAGCACTTCTCCCGGCCGGGCCAGGTCCTCGTGGGCGCGGACTCCCACACCTCAACGGCGGGCGCCCTCGGCATGTTCGCCCTCGGCGCCGGCGGGCTGGAGGTGGCGGTGGCCATGGCGGGCTACGGTTTCGACTTTGTGTGCCCCGCCGTCGTGGGCGTGGAACTGACGGGCACGCTCGGGCCCAGCGCCGAAGCGAAGGACGTGGTACTGGAGCTGCTGCGCCGCCACGGCGTGCGGGGCGGCCGCGGGAAGGTGTTCGAGTTCTACGGCGAGGGTGTAGCGTCCCTGTCCGTCTCGGCGCGGGCCACCATCTGCAACATGATCATCGAAACAGGCGCTGCCACAGCCATCTTTCCCTCCGATGGCCAGACCCGCGCGTGGCTCCGGGCCCAGCGCCGCGAGGACCAGTTTGTTCCCCTGGCGGCAGACGAAGGAGCCGCGTACGACGACGGGGAGCAGCTTGATCTTTCAGGCCTCGTTCCGCTCGTGGCGCTGCCGCACTCACCAGGCAACGTCCGTCCCGTGTCCGAACTGCCGCGCACCGAGGTGGTTCAGGTCTGCGTCGGTTCCTCTGTAAACAGTTCGTACGAGGATCTCGCCACTGTGGCGGCCATCCTCAAGGGACACACGGTCCATCCGTCCGTACAGCTCACTGTCACCCCCGGATCGCGGCAGATCCTCCAGACGATCATCGCGTCCGGGGTATATGAAGACCTCATGGGAGCCGGGGCGCGGATGCTAGAGCCCGTGTGCGGCCCGTGCGTGGGCATCGGGCAGGCGCCAACGGAGGGCGCGCCGTCGCTGCGGACCTTCAACCGTAATTTCCCGGGCCGGAGCGGCACAGCTGAGGACTGCGTGTATCTGTGTTCGCCGTCGACCGCTGCCGCGAGCGCACTGCACGGTGCGATAGTCGACGCCTCCACTGTCAGCCGCGGCCAACTCCGCCCCGCAACGCCACCCAACCCGGAGATCCACGATCTGCACATTGCCGGCGTCCTGCCCTTGGAGAGCCGGCGCACCATCGAGATCGAGCGCGGCAGCAACCTGGTCCCGCCGCCACAGCCGGAACCGCTCGCGCCGGACCTCGACGCCCGGGTGCTCATCGTCGTCGGCGATGACATCTCCACCGGCGATATGGCTCCCGACGGCGCCATCGCCATGTCCGTGTGGTCCAACATCGCCGTGTGCGCGCGCTTCATGTTCCGCCGCCTGGATCCTGGATTCCACGACCGGGCCTTGGAATGGGGCGGCGGAATTATTGTCGGCGGGGAAAACTACGGGCAGGGTTCATCGCGGGAACATGCCGCCCTCATCCCGTTGTACCTGGGGGTGCGGGTGGTGGCGGCCCGGAGCTATGCCCGGATCCACCGCCGCAACCTCATAGCGGCCGGCATTGTGCCGCTGATCCTTCCCTCTGACGCGCAAAGCTCAACCGGGCAGCGCTGGGCGATCGAAGGGCTTGCTGATGCCCTGGCCAGTGGTCACCGCTCCGTTACCGCCCGCGTGGACGGGGACGCGGAGCTGACGCTCAGGCTCGACTTCTCGCCGGCCGAACGCGCTGTCCTCACTGCCGGAGGCCTGCTGGCCCAGGTGCGGACCGGCGGGCGCTCCCTGCTGGCCAGTGACGCCGTTGTCCAGGACGACGCGGCAGGCGTTTCGCAGAGCCGGTCCGCACGGTGA